In Actinomadura luzonensis, a single window of DNA contains:
- a CDS encoding WhiB family transcriptional regulator: protein MTDPVIAQDQLDAEELGWQERALCAQTDPEAFFPEKGGSTREAKKVCRSCEVRAECLEYALEHDERFGIWGGLSERERRRIKRQAV, encoded by the coding sequence GTGACCGATCCGGTCATCGCACAGGATCAGCTTGACGCTGAAGAACTTGGCTGGCAGGAACGCGCGTTGTGCGCGCAGACGGATCCGGAGGCGTTCTTCCCGGAGAAGGGCGGCTCGACCCGAGAGGCCAAGAAGGTCTGCCGATCGTGCGAGGTCCGTGCGGAGTGCCTGGAGTACGCACTCGAGCACGATGAGCGGTTCGGCATCTGGGGTGGGCTGTCGGAGCGGGAGCGCAGGAGGATCAAGCGCCAGGCCGTTTGA